One stretch of Chiroxiphia lanceolata isolate bChiLan1 chromosome 1, bChiLan1.pri, whole genome shotgun sequence DNA includes these proteins:
- the LOC116785424 gene encoding uncharacterized protein LOC116785424, whose amino-acid sequence MALSALWRRSVSWRSALTRLVQLFRSPQTSGTKGSANLPPPAPLASSPGVAVPSNTARGGAQGSGKPLAGADQSAPPGQLQPYDHQGRAVAPVPPARHSQRSPASSANPSGTALGSGSPPDSSTPMDVDATPVLNISLASDVSMEEDAPRGCDLSLASDVSMEEDTARGCDLSLASDVSMEEDAPRGCDLSLASDVSMEEDAPRGCDLSLASDVAMEEDTQQHVGTGLPPPQSSVSPDDTKLERRGAKRKRGSEPGVASKIKAPAAGAGAGRLA is encoded by the exons ATGGCCCTGTCAGCTCTGTGGCGCCGCTCTGTGAGCTGGAGATCAGCCCTGACCCGGCTCGTGCAGCTCTTCCGCTCCCCCCAAACCTCCGGCACCAAAG GCTCAGCCAACCTGcctccaccagccccactgGCAAGCAGCCCCGGTGTTGCTGTCCCATCAAACACTGCCCGGGGGggggcccagggcagtgggaagcccctggctggggcagaCCAGAGTGCCCCCCCGGGTCAACTGCAGCCCTACGACCATCAGGGGAGAGCAGTGGCCCCGGTCCCACCAGCGCGGCACAGCCAGCgcagccctgccagctcagccAACCCCTCcgggacagccctgggcagtggcAGCCCCCCAGACAGCAGCACCCCCATGGATGTGGACGCCACCCCAGTGCTTAACATCAGCCTGGCCAGTGACGTCTCCATGGAGGAGGACGCCCCCCGCGGCTGCGACCTCTCGCTGGCCAGCGACGTCTCCATGGAGGAGGACACCGCCCGCGGCTGCGACCTCTCGCTGGCCAGCGACGTCTCCATGGAGGAGGACGCCCCCCGAGGCTGCGACCTCTCGCTGGCCAGCGACGTCTCCATGGAGGAGGACGCCCCCCGAGGCTGCGACCTCTCGCTGGCCAGTGATGTTGCCATGGAGGAGGACACCCAGCAGCACGTGGGGACAGGCCTGCCACCACCGCAGAGCAGCGTGTCCCCAGACGACACCAAGCTGGAAAGGCGGGGGGCGAAGAGGAAGAGGGGCTCTGAGCCAGGGGTTGCCAGCAAGATCAAGGCTCccgcagccggggctggggcaggaagaTTGGCTTAG
- the LOC116785380 gene encoding uncharacterized protein LOC116785380 → MALSALWRRSVSWRSALTRLVQLFRSPQTSGTKGSANLPPPAPLASSPGVAVPSNTARGGAQGSGKPLAGADQSAPPGQLQPYDHQGRAVAPVPPARHSQRSPASSANPSGTALGSGSPPDRSTPMDVDATPVLNISLASDVSMEEDAPRGCDLSLASDVSMEEDAPRGCDLSLASDVAMEEDTQQHVGTGLPPPQSSVSPDDTKLERRGAKRKRGSEPGVASKIKAPAAGAGAGRLA, encoded by the exons ATGGCCCTGTCAGCTCTGTGGCGCCGCTCTGTGAGCTGGAGATCAGCCCTGACCCGGCTCGTGCAGCTCTTCCGCTCCCCCCAAACCTCCGGCACCAAAG GCTCAGCCAACCTGcctccaccagccccactgGCAAGCAGCCCCGGTGTTGCTGTCCCATCAAACACTGCCCGGGGGggggcccagggcagtgggaagcccctggctggggcagaCCAGAGTGCCCCCCCGGGTCAACTGCAGCCCTACGACCATCAGGGGAGAGCAGTGGCCCCGGTCCCACCAGCGCGGCACAGCCAGCgcagccctgccagctcagccAACCCCTCcgggacagccctgggcagtggcAGCCCCCCAGACAGGAGCACCCCCATGGATGTGGACGCCACCCCAGTGCTTAACATCAGCCTGGCCAGTGACGTCTCCATGGAGGAGGACGCCCCCCGCGGCTGCGACCTCTCGCTGGCCAGCGACGTCTCCATGGAGGAGGACGCCCCCCGAGGCTGCGACCTCTCGCTGGCCAGTGATGTTGCCATGGAGGAGGACACCCAGCAGCACGTGGGGACAGGCCTGCCTCCACCGCAGAGCAGCGTGTCCCCAGACGACACCAAGCTGGAAAGGCGGGGGGCGAAGAGGAAGAGGGGCTCTGAGCCAGGGGTTGCCAGCAAGATCAAGGCTCccgcagccggggctggggcaggaagaTTGGCTTAG